Proteins from a genomic interval of Caldicellulosiruptor diazotrophicus:
- a CDS encoding NYN domain-containing protein, which yields MHLMVDGYNFINTWENLRKIAEEDLDSARKKLIDILADFSGYKGYKITIVFDSHLVKGAMRQKETISNVEVIFTKEGETADNYIEQYVYKNSKNEKIGVVTSDYLEQLIILGDGALRIPPRELIYEIEHYRKEIKKKEEEKVHKNGRLEDTLEEDIIRKLEKFKKNLE from the coding sequence GTGCACTTGATGGTTGATGGATACAATTTTATAAATACATGGGAGAACTTAAGAAAAATTGCTGAAGAGGATTTGGACAGTGCACGTAAAAAGTTAATTGACATTTTAGCAGATTTTTCTGGCTACAAAGGGTATAAAATTACTATTGTGTTTGATTCACACTTAGTTAAAGGAGCTATGCGGCAAAAAGAAACCATCAGCAATGTAGAAGTAATATTTACAAAAGAGGGCGAGACAGCAGACAATTACATAGAACAATATGTTTACAAGAATAGCAAAAACGAGAAAATTGGGGTTGTAACCTCAGACTATTTAGAACAGCTAATAATCCTTGGAGATGGTGCTTTGAGAATACCTCCAAGAGAACTTATATATGAGATTGAACATTACAGAAAAGAAATTAAAAAGAAAGAAGAAGAAAAAGTGCATAAAAATGGCAGATTGGAAGATACTTTAGAAGAGGATATTATTCGCAAGCTGGAGAAGTTCAAAAAAAACCTGGAATGA
- a CDS encoding phenylacetate--CoA ligase family protein encodes MDFIGYLIRNIFFPLMETFKGNTIRKKLDILLQKSRASQKKIEDVQREDLKKLLLHCIEHVPAYKKYNYLKKEIEAYPERALKEFPILGKKEFSENRDFYLSEKADLSKCILNRTGGSTGEPVKFYMDRETVEWYEAARYLGLSWWGINIGDRCLMLWASRNDIGNVKDLKGKIKERILKNRLIISSWEINEKNINKIAKRIKRFKPLYIYAYPSAAYKLAYLLKENGIDLKLKLKGVVTTAENLYEYQKDLIQEVFKCPVINEYGARDGGIIAYQCPKGKMHLMTLTGFYEFVDIEGLENEKRKSILVTDLHNYVMPRLRYRLGDVVTIDDEGCNCGVGFPTIKEIDGRIDEIFVTKNGEVYDSHFFNILAREMEGVLQYQLVQHDLENMTLKIVKGKGFSESEVERFIKNIKSRFGDVSIKVDYVNEIECSLSGKVRYIVREYKIPAMRALLSFLKIAVSVFTIFTFDL; translated from the coding sequence ATGGATTTTATTGGTTATCTGATAAGAAATATATTCTTTCCTTTAATGGAAACGTTTAAAGGAAATACAATAAGAAAGAAACTAGATATTTTATTACAAAAAAGTAGAGCTTCTCAAAAAAAGATTGAAGATGTTCAGAGAGAAGATCTAAAAAAGCTACTGTTGCATTGTATTGAACATGTCCCAGCATATAAAAAGTACAACTATCTCAAAAAAGAAATAGAAGCTTATCCAGAAAGGGCTTTGAAAGAATTTCCCATCTTGGGGAAAAAAGAGTTTTCAGAAAACAGAGATTTTTACTTGTCAGAAAAAGCAGATCTCTCAAAGTGTATCTTAAATAGAACAGGCGGGTCTACAGGCGAGCCTGTAAAGTTTTATATGGATAGAGAAACTGTCGAGTGGTATGAAGCAGCAAGGTATTTGGGACTTTCTTGGTGGGGGATAAACATTGGTGATAGGTGTCTGATGCTTTGGGCTTCCAGAAATGATATTGGAAATGTTAAGGATTTGAAAGGTAAAATTAAAGAGCGAATTTTGAAAAATAGGCTTATAATTTCTTCATGGGAGATAAACGAGAAAAACATAAATAAAATTGCAAAAAGAATCAAGAGATTCAAACCTTTGTACATATACGCATATCCTTCTGCTGCATATAAACTTGCATATCTTTTAAAAGAAAATGGTATAGACTTGAAGTTGAAACTCAAAGGAGTTGTCACCACAGCTGAAAATTTATATGAATACCAAAAAGATTTAATTCAAGAAGTATTTAAATGCCCTGTAATAAACGAATATGGTGCAAGAGATGGCGGAATAATTGCATATCAGTGTCCAAAAGGTAAGATGCATTTGATGACCTTGACAGGATTTTATGAGTTTGTAGATATTGAAGGATTAGAGAATGAAAAGAGAAAATCAATATTGGTAACAGATCTTCACAATTATGTAATGCCAAGGCTAAGATATAGACTTGGTGATGTGGTGACCATTGATGATGAAGGTTGTAACTGCGGAGTAGGATTTCCAACTATTAAAGAAATTGATGGTAGGATTGATGAGATATTTGTTACAAAGAATGGAGAGGTTTATGACAGTCACTTTTTCAATATATTAGCAAGAGAGATGGAAGGAGTGCTACAGTATCAGCTTGTTCAGCATGATTTGGAAAATATGACACTGAAGATTGTAAAAGGCAAAGGATTTAGTGAGAGTGAGGTTGAGAGGTTCATAAAAAATATTAAAAGCAGGTTTGGAGATGTTTCAATAAAGGTAGATTATGTGAATGAAATTGAATGTAGTCTTTCCGGAAAGGTTAGATATATAGTGAGAGAATACAAAATTCCAGCAATGAGAGCTTTGCTCTCATTTTTAAAGATAGCAGTTTCTGTATTTACGATATTCACTTTTGATTTGTAA
- a CDS encoding phosphoglucomutase/phosphomannomutase family protein has translation MRKISFGTDGWRGIIADDFTFENVKVVAQAISEYVLETYENPTIIIGYDYRFHSENFAKVCAEVLSSNAIHVFLSKQPIPTPALAHAVVKKGVSGAIMITASHNPYYYNGIKFIPHYGGPANTQITDKIVKNVERIQKEGLGSLNPEEKLIEYFDYKEEYINDVLNLIDKKVFEGKTLKVLVNPMYGCGIGYVDEALKRLGCEVRVINNWRDPLFGGHLPEPNLENMKDLLEVIKSEKFDLGLATDGDADRFGVVNPDGEYISANEVIFMLADYLIKTRGKASSIARTVATTSMLDKIAQKHNMRCIETPVGFKYIAECLMKEDSLIGGEESGGLSIKGHVPEKDGILADLLVAEAVAKLQKSPKEILRSIESEYGKLYNKRIDIRTTSQKKEEALGRIKNFGKSEVAGLKCIEYRTRDGLKVILEDMSWFLVRPSGTEDLIRIYGESPDEQKLEEILLDVRGYLGL, from the coding sequence GTGAGAAAGATTTCATTTGGGACAGATGGCTGGAGAGGAATTATAGCAGACGATTTTACTTTTGAGAATGTAAAAGTTGTTGCTCAGGCAATATCTGAATATGTTTTAGAAACCTACGAAAACCCGACAATAATAATTGGATATGACTATAGATTTCACTCAGAAAATTTTGCAAAAGTGTGTGCTGAGGTTCTAAGTAGCAATGCGATACACGTTTTTCTTTCAAAACAGCCGATTCCAACACCAGCTTTAGCACATGCTGTTGTTAAAAAAGGTGTAAGCGGAGCAATAATGATAACAGCAAGTCACAACCCATATTACTACAACGGAATAAAGTTTATTCCACACTATGGTGGACCTGCCAACACACAGATTACAGATAAGATAGTAAAAAACGTGGAAAGAATCCAGAAAGAAGGACTTGGCAGTTTAAATCCTGAAGAAAAACTTATTGAATACTTTGATTACAAAGAAGAATATATAAATGATGTTTTGAACTTGATAGACAAAAAGGTATTTGAGGGGAAAACTTTAAAAGTTCTTGTAAATCCTATGTATGGCTGTGGAATAGGGTATGTTGATGAAGCGCTCAAGAGGCTTGGATGTGAAGTAAGGGTAATTAATAATTGGCGCGACCCGCTTTTTGGTGGACATTTGCCAGAGCCTAATCTGGAGAATATGAAAGACCTTTTAGAGGTTATAAAGAGCGAAAAGTTTGACTTAGGCCTTGCAACAGATGGGGATGCAGACAGGTTTGGTGTTGTGAATCCAGATGGAGAGTATATTTCGGCAAATGAAGTAATCTTTATGCTTGCAGACTATTTGATAAAAACGCGTGGGAAAGCATCATCAATTGCAAGGACAGTTGCAACAACTTCTATGCTCGACAAAATTGCACAGAAGCACAATATGCGTTGCATTGAAACACCTGTTGGGTTTAAATATATTGCAGAGTGTTTGATGAAAGAAGATAGCCTAATCGGTGGAGAGGAATCTGGAGGGCTTTCCATAAAAGGGCATGTGCCTGAAAAGGATGGAATTTTGGCTGACCTTTTGGTTGCAGAGGCAGTTGCAAAGCTTCAAAAATCTCCAAAAGAAATTTTAAGGAGCATTGAGTCTGAGTATGGAAAGCTTTATAATAAAAGAATTGATATAAGAACAACTTCTCAGAAGAAAGAAGAGGCTTTGGGAAGAATTAAAAATTTCGGCAAAAGTGAAGTTGCAGGGCTCAAATGTATTGAATACAGAACAAGAGATGGATTGAAGGTTATACTTGAAGATATGTCGTGGTTTTTAGTAAGACCATCTGGCACAGAAGACCTTATAAGAATTTATGGTGAAAGCCCAGATGAGCAGAAATTAGAGGAAATTTTGCTTGATGTGAGAGGCTATCTTGGATTGTAG
- the argS gene encoding arginine--tRNA ligase, translated as MNLVKLAKQQIQDVVQNALKSCIDKGIFELDSIPDIMIEKPKEKSHGDFATNIAMELTRKLKKNPREIANRIFNAIDLSNTFIEKVEVAGPGFINFFFKKDWLYKVVDVILSESDDYGKVNIGNGKKVMVEFVSANPTGPMHMGNARGGALGDCLANLLKWAGYNVTKEFYVNDAGNQIEKFGQSLEIRYRQLKGENIVLPEDCYHGEDIIERVKEYLDEYGDDLANLSSDERRKKLVEFALKRNILLMKEHLRKYGIEYDVWFHESSLYESGEVFETIEDLKSRGYTYEKDGALWFAASKIDETLKDEVLIRANGIPTYFAADIAYHRNKFEKRGFDIVIDIWGADHHGHVARMKAAMKALGIDPEKLIVILMQLVRLVRGKEVVRMSKRTGKAITLIDLIDEIGKDAARFMFNTKSADTHIEIDLDLVTQQTLDNPVFYVQYAHARTCGIIRALSEEGIVLDKSKIKVELLQQEEELELLKKLLELPEEIEIAARNLDVSRVTKYLLDLASMFHAFYNACRVKNENEELMFTRLSLVECVRIVINNMLRLLGVDAPEKM; from the coding sequence TTGAATTTAGTAAAACTTGCAAAACAGCAGATTCAAGATGTAGTTCAAAATGCCCTAAAAAGCTGTATTGATAAAGGGATATTTGAACTTGACAGCATCCCAGATATAATGATTGAAAAGCCGAAAGAGAAGTCTCATGGTGATTTTGCAACAAACATAGCAATGGAGCTTACAAGAAAACTTAAGAAAAATCCAAGAGAGATTGCAAATAGGATTTTTAACGCAATTGATTTATCAAATACTTTCATTGAAAAGGTTGAAGTAGCAGGTCCAGGATTTATAAATTTCTTTTTCAAAAAAGACTGGCTTTACAAGGTTGTGGATGTGATTTTGTCTGAAAGCGACGACTATGGAAAAGTAAATATTGGAAATGGCAAAAAAGTGATGGTTGAGTTTGTCTCAGCGAATCCAACTGGTCCCATGCACATGGGGAATGCCCGCGGAGGTGCGCTGGGGGATTGCCTTGCAAACCTTTTAAAATGGGCAGGATACAATGTCACAAAGGAGTTTTATGTCAATGATGCTGGGAACCAGATAGAAAAGTTTGGACAGAGCCTTGAGATTAGATACAGACAACTGAAGGGTGAAAATATAGTTCTTCCAGAAGATTGTTATCATGGTGAGGATATAATCGAAAGGGTAAAAGAATATTTGGATGAGTATGGGGATGATTTAGCGAATTTATCTTCAGATGAGAGAAGAAAAAAGCTTGTTGAATTTGCCCTAAAGAGAAATATTTTGCTTATGAAAGAGCACTTGAGAAAATATGGTATTGAGTATGATGTATGGTTTCATGAAAGTAGCCTTTATGAAAGTGGAGAAGTTTTTGAGACAATTGAGGATTTAAAATCAAGAGGATACACATACGAAAAGGATGGGGCACTGTGGTTTGCAGCTTCAAAGATAGATGAAACCTTGAAAGATGAGGTTTTGATAAGAGCAAATGGGATTCCAACCTATTTTGCAGCTGATATTGCTTATCACAGAAACAAGTTTGAAAAAAGAGGCTTTGACATTGTGATAGACATTTGGGGTGCTGATCATCATGGGCATGTTGCAAGAATGAAAGCTGCAATGAAGGCGCTCGGAATTGACCCCGAAAAGCTCATAGTAATTCTTATGCAACTTGTGAGACTTGTAAGAGGTAAAGAAGTTGTTAGAATGTCTAAAAGAACAGGTAAAGCGATAACCCTTATAGACCTGATTGATGAAATTGGTAAAGACGCTGCAAGGTTTATGTTCAATACAAAATCAGCAGATACCCACATTGAGATAGATTTAGACCTTGTGACCCAGCAGACACTTGACAACCCTGTGTTTTATGTCCAGTACGCTCATGCAAGAACATGCGGAATCATTAGAGCTCTTTCAGAAGAAGGGATTGTATTAGATAAAAGTAAAATAAAAGTAGAACTTTTGCAGCAAGAGGAAGAGCTTGAACTTTTGAAAAAGCTTTTAGAGCTTCCTGAAGAAATTGAGATAGCAGCAAGGAACTTAGACGTTAGCAGAGTAACAAAGTATCTTTTAGACTTAGCATCTATGTTCCATGCTTTTTATAACGCGTGCAGAGTTAAGAATGAAAATGAAGAACTGATGTTTACAAGGCTTTCTCTTGTTGAGTGTGTAAGAATTGTCATAAATAACATGCTAAGACTGCTTGGAGTTGACGCTCCAGAGAAAATGTAA
- a CDS encoding D-alanine--D-alanine ligase family protein: protein MTKLKVAVLFGGVSTEHEISIVSAKSIMQNMDKEKYEVIPIGITKEGKWLLYTGKIEDLDSKWTQFSIECFVSPDRTKKALVKIKDSEATFIDIDVVFPVLHGMNGEDGTVQGLLELSDIPYVGCGVLSSAICMDKAFAKKLALLEGIPQGHFLVVYKNEYSAKKDYFIKRIESEFSYPVFVKPANSGSSVGISKAKDREDLVLAIHEAFLYDTKILIEQAINAREIECAVLGNDEVFVSEPGEIIPSREFYSYEAKYIDNSSELIIPARLPKEVIEEIKDLAGRIYKIFECCGMARVDFFVDKDTNKVYFNEVNTIPGFTSISMYPKLMEFSGIPYSQLIDKLISLAIEKNRQKKSIKYSKEG from the coding sequence ATGACCAAGTTAAAAGTTGCTGTTTTATTTGGAGGAGTTTCAACAGAACACGAAATATCCATAGTTTCGGCAAAATCAATTATGCAAAATATGGATAAAGAAAAATACGAAGTAATTCCAATAGGTATAACAAAAGAAGGAAAATGGCTCTTGTACACAGGCAAAATTGAAGATTTAGATAGCAAGTGGACTCAGTTTTCTATAGAATGTTTTGTTTCTCCTGATAGAACCAAAAAAGCACTTGTAAAAATAAAGGATAGTGAAGCTACTTTTATAGATATAGATGTAGTATTCCCAGTTTTGCATGGAATGAATGGTGAGGATGGTACAGTTCAGGGGCTTTTAGAGTTATCCGACATACCATATGTGGGTTGCGGAGTTCTTTCGTCGGCTATATGTATGGACAAAGCATTTGCTAAAAAGCTTGCGCTTTTAGAAGGAATACCACAGGGGCATTTTTTGGTTGTATACAAAAACGAATATTCAGCTAAAAAAGATTATTTCATAAAAAGAATAGAGAGTGAGTTTTCGTATCCTGTTTTTGTAAAGCCTGCAAACTCAGGCTCGTCTGTGGGTATATCAAAAGCGAAAGATAGAGAGGACCTTGTTTTGGCAATACATGAGGCTTTTTTGTATGATACAAAGATTTTGATTGAACAGGCTATAAACGCTCGGGAGATAGAATGTGCAGTTTTGGGAAATGATGAAGTATTTGTGTCTGAGCCGGGAGAAATAATTCCGTCAAGAGAGTTTTATTCGTATGAGGCAAAATATATTGATAATTCATCAGAGCTTATCATCCCGGCAAGACTTCCAAAGGAAGTTATTGAAGAAATAAAAGATTTGGCAGGAAGGATTTACAAGATTTTTGAGTGCTGTGGAATGGCAAGAGTGGACTTTTTTGTTGATAAAGATACGAACAAAGTGTATTTCAACGAGGTAAACACAATACCTGGTTTTACAAGTATTTCGATGTATCCAAAACTTATGGAGTTCAGTGGCATTCCGTATTCTCAGCTCATTGATAAACTAATTTCTCTTGCCATTGAGAAAAATAGACAGAAAAAAAGCATAAAATACAGCAAAGAGGGCTGA
- the rlmB gene encoding 23S rRNA (guanosine(2251)-2'-O)-methyltransferase RlmB, translating to MRTIEGKNPVKEALKSGAKITEVYISNSAKDKETAQIIDLCRQSGVVVKFVDKSKIDKMAQTKNPQGVIAIAHEFEYCDTDDILFEAKKSGEEPFLVLLDGITDPQNFGSIIRSAHLCGAHGIVIEARNSCPVTPAVEKASAGAVEYMKIARVVNLRRTIEELKEKGIWVFAADASSPKPVYECDFTIPTCIVIGSEGKGISRLVKEGADFLIKIPQKGYVNSFNASVAAGIIFFEVLKQRLKEGEIKGALDG from the coding sequence ATGAGAACTATTGAAGGCAAAAATCCTGTGAAAGAAGCACTCAAAAGCGGAGCTAAGATAACAGAGGTGTATATCTCAAATTCAGCAAAAGATAAAGAGACTGCCCAGATAATAGACCTTTGCAGACAAAGTGGGGTTGTGGTGAAATTTGTTGATAAAAGCAAAATAGATAAAATGGCGCAGACAAAAAATCCACAAGGCGTCATTGCCATTGCACACGAGTTTGAATATTGCGATACAGATGACATCTTATTTGAAGCAAAGAAGAGCGGTGAGGAGCCTTTTTTAGTTTTGCTTGATGGAATAACCGACCCACAGAACTTTGGGTCTATCATAAGGTCTGCACATTTGTGTGGGGCGCATGGAATTGTGATTGAAGCAAGGAATTCATGCCCTGTAACGCCAGCCGTTGAAAAGGCTTCTGCAGGTGCTGTTGAGTATATGAAGATTGCACGGGTTGTTAACTTAAGAAGGACTATTGAGGAACTGAAAGAGAAGGGCATATGGGTGTTTGCTGCAGATGCAAGTAGTCCGAAACCTGTTTATGAGTGTGATTTTACTATTCCAACATGTATTGTGATAGGTTCTGAAGGGAAAGGTATCTCCAGGCTTGTGAAAGAAGGAGCTGACTTTTTGATAAAAATCCCACAAAAAGGATATGTCAATTCGTTTAATGCATCTGTTGCGGCCGGTATCATATTTTTTGAGGTTTTGAAACAAAGACTTAAAGAAGGAGAAATCAAAGGTGCACTTGATGGTTGA
- a CDS encoding DUF1934 domain-containing protein, whose protein sequence is MKKDVLIYVKGTQEYPINSFENSIEFFTEGKFYKKGESYFVTYKESELTGLAGTTTTFKIQPDLITLIRWGDVTSTFIFEPGKRHISTYITDQGVIMIGVYTKKMKVDLDDSGGEVLVEYAIDLDSHMMSENDFLLKIKEAGVKN, encoded by the coding sequence ATGAAAAAAGATGTTTTGATTTACGTAAAAGGCACGCAGGAATACCCCATAAACAGTTTTGAAAATAGCATAGAATTTTTTACAGAAGGTAAGTTCTATAAAAAGGGAGAAAGTTATTTTGTGACATATAAGGAAAGTGAACTGACCGGTCTTGCAGGTACGACAACAACTTTTAAGATTCAGCCCGACCTTATAACCTTAATCCGCTGGGGTGATGTTACATCAACCTTTATATTTGAGCCTGGCAAAAGACACATCTCCACATATATAACCGACCAGGGAGTTATCATGATTGGAGTTTATACAAAGAAGATGAAAGTTGACTTGGATGATAGTGGTGGAGAAGTTTTAGTAGAGTATGCTATAGATTTAGATTCGCATATGATGTCTGAAAATGACTTTTTACTTAAAATCAAAGAGGCAGGTGTAAAAAATTGA
- a CDS encoding RNA polymerase factor sigma-70 encodes MTLQKWLLNFKECPDEELVKYSREGVKEALEELLSRYQNFVKAKCRMYFLIGADKEDIYQEGMIGLFKAVRDFDETKYPSFRLFAEMCITRQMITAIKTASRQKHIPLNTYISLNKPVYEENDERTLIDTLADTFISDPEEVMITKEELENAINVITGCLSPFEFKVLSLYLEGRSYQEIADMIHKDVKSIDNALQRVKKKIEKYLAPADK; translated from the coding sequence TTGACATTGCAAAAATGGCTTTTAAATTTTAAAGAATGTCCAGATGAGGAATTGGTTAAATATTCAAGAGAAGGAGTGAAAGAGGCTCTTGAGGAGCTTCTTTCAAGGTATCAAAACTTTGTAAAGGCAAAGTGCAGGATGTATTTTTTGATCGGAGCTGATAAGGAGGATATTTATCAAGAAGGAATGATAGGTTTGTTTAAAGCTGTGCGTGATTTTGATGAGACAAAATATCCTTCGTTTAGATTGTTTGCAGAGATGTGCATTACGCGGCAGATGATAACTGCAATCAAAACTGCCAGCAGGCAAAAACATATTCCTCTTAACACCTACATATCACTTAACAAGCCTGTGTACGAAGAAAATGATGAAAGAACGCTAATTGATACGTTAGCAGACACATTCATTTCTGACCCCGAAGAGGTTATGATTACAAAGGAGGAGCTTGAAAACGCTATAAATGTTATTACTGGATGTCTTTCACCTTTTGAGTTCAAGGTTTTAAGCCTTTACCTTGAAGGAAGGAGTTATCAAGAGATTGCTGATATGATTCACAAGGATGTAAAATCAATTGACAATGCTCTTCAAAGGGTTAAAAAGAAGATTGAAAAGTACTTGGCTCCAGCTGATAAATGA
- the murI gene encoding glutamate racemase — protein MDLRPIGIFDSGLGGLTVFKEIVSLMPNESIVYFGDTARIPYGSKSKETVTKFAMQNTRFLLSKNVKIVVVACNTASAYAYEALKAKFDIPIVAVIEPGAEAAVRATKNKKIGIIGTEGTISSGAFEKKILELDSNIKVFSKPCPLFVPLVEEGWTDKEVTYLVAKEYLEEFSEKEIDTLVLGCTHYPFLQDVIKKILPDVVLINPALETAKQVFEVLKQKDMLNTTNDEPTYYFYASDNLKKFESVASIFLNEKIKCEEKIDIERY, from the coding sequence ATGGATTTGCGACCAATCGGTATATTTGATTCTGGTTTGGGTGGGCTTACTGTCTTTAAAGAGATTGTAAGTCTTATGCCAAATGAAAGTATTGTGTATTTTGGAGATACGGCAAGAATTCCATACGGTTCTAAGTCTAAAGAAACAGTTACAAAGTTTGCAATGCAAAACACAAGGTTTTTGCTATCAAAAAATGTTAAGATAGTGGTTGTGGCATGTAACACTGCCTCTGCGTATGCATATGAAGCTTTGAAAGCAAAATTTGACATTCCTATTGTTGCAGTAATTGAACCTGGGGCTGAAGCAGCAGTAAGAGCTACTAAAAATAAAAAAATTGGAATTATAGGGACGGAAGGAACAATATCAAGTGGTGCTTTCGAAAAAAAAATACTAGAACTTGATAGTAATATAAAAGTTTTTTCAAAGCCGTGTCCTCTTTTTGTCCCGCTTGTAGAAGAGGGATGGACAGATAAAGAGGTAACTTATCTTGTTGCGAAAGAGTATTTAGAAGAGTTCAGTGAAAAGGAAATAGATACTCTCGTTCTGGGATGCACACACTATCCTTTTTTACAAGATGTCATAAAGAAGATATTGCCGGACGTTGTGCTAATAAATCCTGCACTTGAAACAGCTAAACAGGTGTTTGAGGTTTTAAAGCAAAAAGATATGTTAAACACTACAAACGATGAACCAACATATTATTTTTATGCAAGCGACAATCTCAAAAAATTTGAGTCTGTAGCTTCGATATTTTTAAATGAAAAGATAAAATGTGAAGAGAAAATAGACATAGAGAGGTACTAA